The DNA window tactgcttttcccatattattgtttacttaactgtataacaatatttgtcatactgttTTCAAtcttattgtttacttaactgtataacaatatttgtcatactgcttttccaatcttattgttgactttccggtATAACACTATTTGTCATACTGGTCCcccatgttattgttgactttccggtataacaatatttgtcatactgcttttcccatattattgtttacttaactgtataacaatattttttcataCTGCTTTTCCGttttattgttgactttcctgtataacaatatttgtcatgctgctttttttccatgttattgttgacttttttgtataacaatatttgtcacacTGCTTTTCAATCTTATTGTTTACataactgtataacaatatttgtcatactgcttttccaatcttattgttgacttaactgtataacaatatttgtcatactgcttttcaATCTTATTGTTGAATTTCGTGTATAACAATAattgtcatactgcttttcccatgttattgtttacttaactgtataacaatatttgtcatactgcttttccaaTCTTATTGTTGACTCTCCTGtagaacaatatttttcatactgcttttcccatcttattgttgactttcctgtataacaatatttgtcacacTGCTCCTCaatcttattgttgactttcctgtataacaatatttgtcacacTGCTCCTCCCATGTTGTTGTTGACtttcctgtataacaatatttgtcacacTGCTCCTCCaatcttattgttgactttcctgtataacaatatttgtcacacTGCTCCTTTcatgttattgttgactttctTTATAACTGTCTTTATAATCCTACCTTTGGCCGTAATAGAATGTTTCCTGTCTTATTTGGCTTTCACATGCCAGTATGTTCAGTGAGAAACATGTTAACCTAAAAAAttaattcaagtttgtttgtttgtttgtttttgaatttcgcacaaagctactcgaggactatctgtgctagccgtccctaatttagcagtgtaagactagagggaaggcagctagtcatcaccacccaccgccaactcttgggctactcttttgccaacgaatagtgggattgatagtcacattatacacccccacgtctgggagggcgagcatgtttagcgcgacgcgggcgctaatccgcgaccctcagattacgagtcgcacgccttacgcgcttggccatgccaggcctaaattaATTCAAACTATCATAACCACGGGTCATAAGGTTGTAATTATACAAACTTATTATGTTCTAAGTCTAGCATGTGAAGATTTTATTTCTCTGTCCACAGATATTTCCTTACCCAAATATCAATTCATCAAATGGAACAAGCGGGGTTATTAGTCCCTCGGGTATCGCCATGTTTACATCGTCAGTGACTGCCTCTCGTAGCTCTCCACGAACCACCCCCATTTCTCGGTGGAATCCTCCTTTCATCACCCTTGACGATAACATGGACTATACCGTGATGGGGGGGTTGGTGACAGGTCAAACATCAGAAGAAGAGGCTCCTCAACTGATTGGAACAGAAGGTTAGTATGTTCAGCTTGTGACAGTAGATAACTACTGTTGTTATACTAAAACAACCATAGTTTGTGACAGTAAATAACCACTGTTGTTATACTAAAACAACCGTAGTTTGTGACAGCAAATAACCACTGTTGTTTTACGAAAACAACCGTAGTTTGTGACAGCAAATAACCACTGTTGTTATACTAAAACAACCGTAGTTTGTGACAGCAAATAACCACTATTGTTATACTAAAACAACCATAGTTTGTGACAGTAAATAACCACTGTTGTTATACTAAAACAACCGTAGTTTGTGACAGCAAATAACCACTGTTGTTATACTAAAACAACCGTAGTTTGTGACAGCAAATAACCACTGTTGTTATACTAAAACAACCGTAGTTTGTGACAGCAAATAACCACTGTTGTTATACTAAAACAACCGTAGTTTGTGACAGCAAATAACCACTGTTGTTATACTAAAACAACCctaatttattacattaaataaccACTGTTTTCCACCAAAATACCCCTAGTTTTTTGTCCAGTAAATAACCACTATTTTCATGTCAAGCCACTCCAGTTTTCACTGTATGTAACCACTATTGTCTTTTAAAAACAACCATGGTTTGTCTCTGTATATAAGTATTATTCTCACACCAAAGTACCTTTAGTTTGTTGCACTAAATAACCACTACTGTTACTCCAAAACATCTCTGCTGTATAAGTTGTATGTTTACAACCAAATATGTCAGGTTGTTTATGTTACGAATTTTAGTTAAATcatgtttgtcttttcttttcAAGAACGCTTCTTTTCTGCGGTCCATTGTGACGGACCCATCGATACGTCCATCAATCACGCTAACACCCCCACAAAGTCCCAACCCTCGTAAAGTAAATATTagattaaaaacttaaaagttagATTTAAAAATTAACGGTGAATTTCCTCTCCGCGACTCAAAAGACTATTCCAAGGAGCGGACAGAAAACGAAAACCTGCTCTTGAAGAGGCGACGAATGTTTCTTAATGAAAATATGTAGTGGACAATTCATAACCGCTCTGAGCCACACGTCGTGGAAAGAACCACATCTGGATTCTCTGGATATCTGAATTTGACCGACTGTTCCACTAAATAAGCTATTTTATGCAGCAACAGATTATAGTGGCACTAACACTTATATTTATAGTGCTCTTTGTTGTGggttatatacttttatattgtacgtagatatttttaaagaatagcTGTTAGGAATTTCGTAGATGTCGCTGCGAAGTCGTCAAACTGTTCAGAGATGTCACTACTCACATGCTGTGATCACACGCAAAGGAAATGGATGTCACATGGATATACACTTACACACACATGTGTGTGTGAAACAGAGATATATGTACATTAAAATGTCCTAATTAGTTAAGTTCGAAACATTGTGTTGATTCAGTTAACGCTGTGATTATACAACCATTAGTTCACTGTTCATAGTAATTTTGTAGGTGGACGTTAAGTGTGAGAATTCTATTGAGTTATTCGTTCCGTGACAGCCGCCTTGTGTTACAGAACGTAACTGCTCGTTACAAATTTTGGTAAGTCTTGTTTAATAAGTCAGTAAGCAGAGCGAAGAGATTTCTTGTGAAATATTTAGTAGAACTAGCCTTAAGCTGGTGTcatgtctttatttttattcgtaggttgttgttttttatacagaactACCTGGTATAAATTAGCCttattgataatatattaaactttggccgaaacatgtttagaaaaataatttttttctctcaaacATGTAAAGAACTATCCAATATTTTACAACGACCTCGTAGAGATCGAGGCTTCAAGTTATAACGTATGTAACACAGGAGAAGCCGAGATTTCAAGTTAATGTTACGAGTGTAATACGGTATAAACCGAGGTTTCAAATTAATGATATTACTATGACACATTTGATACCAAGGTTTCAAGTTAACATCATGAAAATAACGCAATATAAACTGATGTTCTAAGTGAGTATTTTGGGTATCATACGATAGAAACCAAGGTTTCAAGTTAGGATCATTACTGTAACGCAATATAAACTGAGGTTTTAAGTGAGTATTTTGGGTATCATACGATAGAAACCAATGTTTCAAGTTAGAATCATGAGTGTAACGCAATATAAACTGAGGTTCTAAGTGAGTATTTTGGGTATCATACGATAGAAACCAAGGTTTCAAGTTAGCATCTTTAACATAACactgaagaaaacaaagtttcaaattagtattaatgtaaaatacAGTCGGAACGTAGAATCCAGTTTAGCATCATATGTAGTAGAAATTATTCTGTTCCAAACATTGAACAAAAATATAGCAGCACTGAAGCATTTATCATAGATTATCGTATGTTGTAGATGTGGACCGAGTTTCTTATGGACTTTATTTTCATAAAGCTCGAAACGACGTAGCGAAAAAGAAATCAAGTAAAATCCACATAAAACTATATCCATCTGTCTGGTACACGACTtaaacctactttatatttcagaaattacacacacaaaaaaatatgtttactgttACTGTACCCTGATTTGTAAATAGTTCATTTTAAGAACAGAAATTTAGACAGAGACACATCCCATCAATTGGATTTCTCCAGGTTAACCCCACGGGTCTCAAACCTAGATTACTCTCAACTGTGGATATTTGCGGGTATTCCAACTGAACGAGAATGTGGGTTTAACTCCCACTTGTGCTCAAATTTTTCTCCAAAGGTTTGATAGGTGTAGAGCTAACAATTCGGTTTGTTTCCTTCTCAGTTCTTAGCTGTT is part of the Tachypleus tridentatus isolate NWPU-2018 chromosome 4, ASM421037v1, whole genome shotgun sequence genome and encodes:
- the LOC143250013 gene encoding uncharacterized protein LOC143250013, whose product is MFPVLFGFHMPIFPYPNINSSNGTSGVISPSGIAMFTSSVTASRSSPRTTPISRWNPPFITLDDNMDYTVMGGLVTGQTSEEEAPQLIGTEERFFSAVHCDGPIDTSINHANTPTKSQPS